A part of Streptomyces sp. NBC_01210 genomic DNA contains:
- the guaB gene encoding IMP dehydrogenase has product MTNVDGVPDKFATLGLTYDDVLLLPGSSDMAPDQIDTSSYISKNVRVKIPLLSAAMDKVTEARMAIAMARQGGAGVLHRNLSIADQANQVDLVKRSESGMVSDPITVNPDATLTEADQLCAKFRISGVPVTDRAGKLLGIVTNRDMAFESDRTRQVREVMTPMPLVTGKVGISGVDAMELLRRHKIEKLPLVDEAGVLKGLITVKDFVKAEKYPNAAKDKDGRLLVGAAVGVAGDAYERAQALIEAGVDFIVVDTAHGHSRLVGDMVAKIKSNAAGVDVIGGNIATRDGAQALIDAGVDGIKVGVGPGSICTTRVVAGIGVPQVTAIYEASLAAKAAGVPVIGDGGLQYSGDIAKALVAGADTVMLGSLLAGCEESPGELLFINGKQFKSYRGMGSLGAMQTRGEQRSFSKDRYFQEGVASDEKLVPEGIEGQVPYRGPLSAVVHQLTGGLRQSMFYVGGRTVPELQDRGRFVRITSAGLKESHPHDIQMTVEAPNYTRR; this is encoded by the coding sequence ATGACCAACGTCGACGGAGTGCCCGATAAATTCGCGACACTCGGGCTGACCTACGACGATGTGCTGCTGCTGCCGGGCTCCTCTGACATGGCGCCCGACCAGATCGACACCTCCTCGTACATCTCGAAGAACGTACGGGTGAAGATCCCGCTGCTGTCCGCCGCGATGGACAAGGTCACCGAGGCCCGTATGGCCATCGCCATGGCCCGGCAGGGCGGCGCCGGTGTACTGCACCGCAATCTCTCCATCGCCGACCAGGCCAACCAGGTCGACCTGGTCAAGCGCTCCGAGTCCGGCATGGTCAGCGACCCGATCACGGTGAACCCTGACGCGACGCTCACCGAGGCCGACCAGCTGTGCGCCAAGTTCCGTATCAGCGGCGTCCCGGTGACCGACCGCGCCGGCAAGCTGCTAGGCATCGTCACCAACCGCGACATGGCCTTCGAGTCGGACCGTACGCGCCAGGTGCGCGAGGTCATGACTCCGATGCCGCTGGTCACCGGCAAGGTCGGGATCTCCGGTGTGGACGCCATGGAGCTGCTGCGCCGGCACAAGATCGAGAAGCTTCCGCTGGTCGACGAGGCCGGTGTGCTCAAGGGCCTGATCACGGTCAAGGACTTCGTCAAGGCCGAGAAGTACCCGAACGCCGCCAAGGACAAGGACGGTCGGCTGCTCGTCGGCGCGGCCGTCGGTGTCGCCGGTGACGCGTACGAGCGGGCCCAGGCGCTGATCGAGGCGGGCGTCGACTTCATCGTCGTCGACACCGCGCACGGCCACTCCCGACTGGTCGGCGACATGGTCGCCAAGATCAAGTCGAATGCGGCCGGTGTCGATGTCATCGGCGGCAACATCGCCACCCGCGATGGCGCACAGGCGCTGATCGACGCTGGTGTCGACGGCATCAAGGTCGGTGTCGGACCGGGCTCCATCTGTACGACGCGGGTGGTCGCCGGCATCGGCGTACCGCAGGTCACCGCGATCTACGAAGCCTCCCTCGCCGCCAAGGCGGCCGGCGTCCCGGTCATCGGTGACGGCGGTCTGCAGTACTCCGGCGACATCGCGAAGGCGCTGGTCGCGGGCGCGGACACGGTGATGCTCGGCTCGCTGCTCGCCGGCTGCGAGGAGTCGCCGGGCGAGCTGCTCTTCATCAACGGCAAGCAGTTCAAGTCGTACCGCGGCATGGGTTCGCTGGGCGCGATGCAGACCCGTGGCGAGCAGCGTTCGTTCTCGAAGGACCGTTACTTCCAGGAGGGCGTGGCCTCCGACGAGAAGCTGGTGCCCGAGGGCATCGAGGGCCAGGTGCCCTACCGCGGTCCGCTCTCCGCGGTCGTGCACCAACTGACCGGTGGTCTGCGGCAGTCGATGTTCTACGTCGGCGGACGCACGGTGCCGGAGCTGCAGGACCGCGGCCGGTTCGTACGGATCACGTCGGCGGGGCTCAAGGAGAGTCACCCGCACGACATCCAGATGACGGTCGAGGCGCCGAACTACACCAGGCGCTGA
- a CDS encoding GuaB3 family IMP dehydrogenase-related protein: protein MTEIEIGRGKRGRRAYAFDDIAVVPSRRTRDPKEVSIAWQIDAYRFELPFLAAPMDSVVSPQTAIRIGELGGLGVLNLEGLWTRYEDPQPLLDEITELDQDAATRRLQEIYAAPIKEELIGQRIKEVRDSGVVTAAALSPGRTAQFSKAVVDAGVDIFVIRGTTVSAEHVSGAAEPLNLKQFIYELDVPVIVGGCATYTAALHLMRTGAAGVLVGFGGGAAHTTRNVLGIQVPMATAVADVAAARRDYMDESGGRYVHVIADGGVGWSGDLPKAIACGADSVMIGSPLVRATDAPGKGHHWGMEAVHEDVPRGKLVDLGIVGTTEEVLTGPSHSPDGSMNFFGALRRAMATTGYSELKEFQRVEVTVADSQHRR from the coding sequence GTGACTGAGATCGAGATCGGGCGCGGAAAGCGCGGCCGCCGGGCGTACGCGTTCGATGACATCGCCGTCGTACCGAGCCGGCGTACGCGGGACCCGAAGGAGGTCTCGATCGCCTGGCAGATCGACGCCTACCGCTTCGAGCTGCCGTTCCTGGCCGCTCCGATGGACTCGGTGGTCTCTCCGCAGACCGCGATCCGCATCGGTGAGCTGGGCGGACTGGGTGTGCTCAACCTCGAGGGTCTGTGGACCCGGTACGAGGACCCGCAGCCGCTGCTCGACGAGATTACTGAGCTCGACCAGGACGCCGCGACCCGCCGTCTGCAGGAGATCTACGCAGCCCCGATCAAGGAGGAGCTGATCGGGCAGCGGATCAAGGAGGTGCGCGACTCGGGTGTGGTGACCGCCGCCGCGCTCTCGCCGGGGCGCACCGCGCAGTTCTCGAAGGCCGTGGTGGACGCGGGCGTCGACATCTTCGTCATCCGCGGTACGACGGTCTCCGCCGAGCACGTCTCAGGCGCCGCCGAACCGCTGAACCTGAAGCAGTTCATCTACGAGCTCGATGTGCCGGTCATCGTGGGCGGCTGCGCCACCTACACGGCCGCGCTGCACCTGATGCGTACGGGCGCCGCGGGCGTCCTGGTCGGCTTCGGCGGCGGCGCCGCGCACACCACGCGCAACGTCCTGGGCATCCAGGTTCCGATGGCGACCGCTGTCGCCGATGTGGCCGCGGCCCGCCGCGACTACATGGACGAGTCCGGCGGCCGGTACGTCCACGTCATCGCGGACGGCGGCGTGGGCTGGTCCGGCGATCTGCCGAAGGCGATCGCCTGCGGCGCGGACTCGGTGATGATCGGCTCCCCGCTGGTCCGTGCGACGGACGCGCCGGGCAAGGGCCACCACTGGGGCATGGAGGCAGTCCACGAGGACGTGCCGCGCGGCAAGCTGGTGGACCTGGGCATCGTGGGCACGACCGAGGAGGTCCTCACCGGTCCCTCGCACAGCCCCGACGGCTCGATGAACTTCTTCGGCGCGCTGCGCCGGGCGATGGCGACGACGGGCTACAGCGAGCTCAAGGAGTTCCAGCGCGTCGAGGTGACGGTGGCGGACTCGCAGCACCGCCGTTGA